Proteins co-encoded in one Xiphophorus couchianus chromosome 16, X_couchianus-1.0, whole genome shotgun sequence genomic window:
- the gas7a gene encoding growth arrest-specific protein 7a isoform X2, with product MFCMAKPPGSVSPAKRQITEVKETKITINCVTFPLPGEGPEQQLLKPNEWSYCDYFWADRKDPQGAAHVTGFEVLLQKQLKGKQLQKEMAEFIHERIKIEEEYAKNLSKLSLSPLAAQEEGTLGEAWTQLKKSLHDEAEVHLKFSNKLHTEVEKPLLTFRGDNFKKDLKKYDHHIADLRKQLASRFAGVEKARKALADRQKDLEVKTQQLEVKLSNKTEEDIKKARRKSTQAGDDLMRCLDLYNQTQSKWFEEMVTTSMELEKLEVERVEWVQQHLRQYTTLRHETDMFNQSTVEPVDQLLQSMDPAKDRELWVKENKTGEVRPVDLDI from the exons ATAAACTGTGTGACGTTCCCGCTGCCAGGAGAAGGTCcggagcagcagctcctcaAGCCCAACGAATGGAGCTACTGCGATTATTTCTGG GCCGACAGGAAGGACCCGCAGGGGGCCGCCCACGTCACGGGCTTCgaggttctgctgcagaagCAGCTGAAGGGGAAACAGCTGCAGAAGGAGATGGCGGAGTTCATCCACGAGAG GATAAAGATTGAGGAAGAATACGCCAAAAACCTGTCCAAGCTGTCGCTGAGTCCGCTGGCAGCGCAGGAGGAAGG GACTCTGGGAGAGGCCTGGActcagctgaagaagagcctcCATGATGAAGCTGAAGTTCATCTCAAGTTCTCCAATAAG CTGCACACGGAGGTAGAGAAACCGTTGCTGACGTTCAGAGGCGACAACTTCAAGAAGGACCTGAAGAAGTACGACCACCACATCGCCGACCTGAGGAAGCAGCTGGCCAGCCGCTTCGCCGGCGTGGAAAAG gcTCGTAAAGCCCTGGCAGACCGGCAGAAGGATCTGGAGGTGAAGACGCAGCAGCTGGAGGTCAAACTCAGCAACAAGACAGAGGAGGACATTAAAAAGGCGAGACGGAAATCCACAcaagcag GAGATGATCTGATGCGATGTCTGGATCTCTACAATCAGACTCAGTCCAAGTGGTTTGAGGAAATGGTCACAACCAGCATG GAGCTGGAGAAGCTGGAGGTGGAGCGGGTCGAATGGGTTCAGCAGCACCTGCGTCAGTACACCACCCTGCGGCACGAAACAGACATGTTCAACCAGAGC ACGGTGGAGCCGGTGGaccagctgctgcagagcaTGGATCCAGCCAAAGACAGGGAGCTGTGGGTGAAAGAGAACAAAACCGGCGAGGTTCGGCCTGTGGATCTGGACATTTAG
- the gas7a gene encoding growth arrest-specific protein 7a isoform X3 — protein sequence MFCMAKINCVTFPLPGEGPEQQLLKPNEWSYCDYFWADRKDPQGAAHVTGFEVLLQKQLKGKQLQKEMAEFIHERIKIEEEYAKNLSKLSLSPLAAQEEGTLGEAWTQLKKSLHDEAEVHLKFSNKLHTEVEKPLLTFRGDNFKKDLKKYDHHIADLRKQLASRFAGVEKARKALADRQKDLEVKTQQLEVKLSNKTEEDIKKARRKSTQAGDDLMRCLDLYNQTQSKWFEEMVTTSMELEKLEVERVEWVQQHLRQYTTLRHETDMFNQSTVEPVDQLLQSMDPAKDRELWVKENKTGEVRPVDLDI from the exons ATAAACTGTGTGACGTTCCCGCTGCCAGGAGAAGGTCcggagcagcagctcctcaAGCCCAACGAATGGAGCTACTGCGATTATTTCTGG GCCGACAGGAAGGACCCGCAGGGGGCCGCCCACGTCACGGGCTTCgaggttctgctgcagaagCAGCTGAAGGGGAAACAGCTGCAGAAGGAGATGGCGGAGTTCATCCACGAGAG GATAAAGATTGAGGAAGAATACGCCAAAAACCTGTCCAAGCTGTCGCTGAGTCCGCTGGCAGCGCAGGAGGAAGG GACTCTGGGAGAGGCCTGGActcagctgaagaagagcctcCATGATGAAGCTGAAGTTCATCTCAAGTTCTCCAATAAG CTGCACACGGAGGTAGAGAAACCGTTGCTGACGTTCAGAGGCGACAACTTCAAGAAGGACCTGAAGAAGTACGACCACCACATCGCCGACCTGAGGAAGCAGCTGGCCAGCCGCTTCGCCGGCGTGGAAAAG gcTCGTAAAGCCCTGGCAGACCGGCAGAAGGATCTGGAGGTGAAGACGCAGCAGCTGGAGGTCAAACTCAGCAACAAGACAGAGGAGGACATTAAAAAGGCGAGACGGAAATCCACAcaagcag GAGATGATCTGATGCGATGTCTGGATCTCTACAATCAGACTCAGTCCAAGTGGTTTGAGGAAATGGTCACAACCAGCATG GAGCTGGAGAAGCTGGAGGTGGAGCGGGTCGAATGGGTTCAGCAGCACCTGCGTCAGTACACCACCCTGCGGCACGAAACAGACATGTTCAACCAGAGC ACGGTGGAGCCGGTGGaccagctgctgcagagcaTGGATCCAGCCAAAGACAGGGAGCTGTGGGTGAAAGAGAACAAAACCGGCGAGGTTCGGCCTGTGGATCTGGACATTTAG